In Bos indicus isolate NIAB-ARS_2022 breed Sahiwal x Tharparkar chromosome 10, NIAB-ARS_B.indTharparkar_mat_pri_1.0, whole genome shotgun sequence, the DNA window TGGGACTTCAGCCTCCTTGTGCACCAGCGCCTCTACCTCACCCACAGCGTAGCCAAAGTCAGCTGTATCCAGGTCCACCCTGAGCAGCCGCTCCTCTCCGTCAGCTCCGGACAGCACCAGTTTCCAGGCACTGCGCTTCGTCACAAAACTAGCTACTAACTGCAGCCCCAGGGGGCCCAACACAGCAGCCACGCCCCCAGCCCCCGGGACCTCAGCCCCCAGCACCTCACACAGCTGGGCCACAATTGAAGGCTCAGCTGTGAGTTCCGTGTACTCAGTGTGGGGTCCTGAGACACCTGCCGCTCCGGGACATTTGAGCTCCCATCCACTGCCTTCTCGCTGTCGCAGCCAGTAATCAGCTCGCATGAGGCTCAGCTCAGGGGTGTCATAGTAGCTGTCTCGGAAAGTGACTCGGTGCTCCAGGGTACCCCCCAACTCCTGCAGCCGCTCCTCTGTGCTGGGCCCGGGAACGAACTTTCGCTCCACTTCAATCAGGCCCTGAGCCATGCTACCTGCAGTCAGTCAATCAACAAACACTGATGAGCTCCCGAAGATCCCTCCCCCCGGAAGAACTTGTGAGGGGCACACACCGTCGCAGGGCTGTCTGTCGGGGGTCCTTCCTCCTTCTGTGATGGATGGCCCTGTCTGTCTCTGATGTTTTTTAAGTCTCAGCAACAGGCACAGATCTCCAGTTGGATCCCTTCTGCTGCTGATGTCCTATTCCAAAGGATTCCCTGGAAAATCCAAGGGGCTCTCTAGAAAGCAAGCCGTGTAGCGGGTATCCTTTCAACGCCCCTCGTTCGACATACTCTACCTCGGGAGTACGGCTACTCACAGCGGGAGATGACCCCGCCCGATCCCCCCAGAGCACCGACCCGCGGAGCCTCGGGTCTCACCTGAAAGCCCTACGGTCTTCCTCTCGCGGGACCTGGAGTAAGGGGAAGGAAGCCCACGCCACGCCCGCGAGGAATGCCGGAAGCAGTTCCTGGCTCCGGACCTCGGCCCGGTTCTCTGCGCACGGGGGAGGTCCCAGCACAAGCGGCCATATTAGGCCCGATGTAGCGATGCCGAGGGCAGGCTTGGGCCGAGAAGCCTGCTAAGTTATGAGGGGCCGCAACCTCCGCGGTGGGCCAAGAGCAAGGATAGCCCCCTCCGTTCTGCTCCTCATTCCAGACCTCTCCCAGCTCCCGAGGGGCGGCCCGGGTCTCAGGCCGCAGGCTGAGCCTGACACCCTGGAGCCCGGGTGCATGATGGGAGGTGTAGTTCCGAAGGGAAACTTTGCTTTCTTGCCCACTCGTCGCTATGGTGACAAGAAAGCTTCGATTGACGCCTGTGGGAGTCTATCTGAAGTTAAGTCGGATGGAAAAGGAACTCAGACCCCATTCCCGCCTTCAACCCTCTCACTTCGTTGGCAGATGGGCCTGGAATACAAGCCACTCACTTAGACCCTGTCCAGCAGATACTTTATTGACTATTGTGGTGGCCCATTAAATGCAGGCCGATGGCAATGAGCTGGGGGAAGAAGAACGATAGCTAAGACCAATCTAGTTACTCTAGACTCTGGAGTTTTAAAGGAGAGTTGAAACATCCCCAAGAATGTTCAGGATAACGGTGGATAGGAgagttgtttttgtgtgtgtgcagcttgagggatctcagttcctggcCAGGAATTGAACACCAGCCTCCCACAGTGAAAGCCAGAATTCTAACTactaggtcaccagggaagccccctcccccaacGACTTTCTGTAAGAGGAGGAAATGATATTTTGGATGAAAACTAAAGACATGATGGGATTTCAACGACTGGAGACAGAAACAGCATGAGCAAAGACCCAGAAGCTGGAGAGCACCTGGCCAGTGTTTAAGGGAAAAGAGATGAAGCTGGAAATACCGCTGAGCAGACTGGAAAAGGCTTTGCATGCCAAACTGAGCAGTTTGTCTGTTTCCTGTGGCCCCTGTGCAGGCTTTGTCAGGAATAGGAGAAATACTtgtgttcatttaaaatataggaaGACATGAGAATGGCCCTCTGACTGCTTTGGGAGACAAAATAGAGAATGCTGCTTCTCCTTACTCCCTCCCAGGGTTATGATTACCTGGAGGCATCTACTGTATGTCTGGTTTTTTGGGTAAGGTAGCTTACTGAGAAACAGTGGTTCTTGTCAACTCCTGGCTTCCCTCCTATGATGGGTGAGAAGGGCTAGGTTCTTTACACTTATCCTTTCCCCAGTATGTTTTTGGAAACACATGACTCATGGGAGGTACCGTGGAGAGGACACTGGTTTACAGACATGGCATCTTGAACCTGGCATGTTTTGAATGTTTATCTGCAAccgcccaccccccccacccccacccacccaatgACAGGAACCAGTGTGCAGGGAAGAGAGGGATCCCAGCCCCTAACTCCTTTCATTGGTCTGCTTTTCATCTGTCCTTTGCTTTTAAGTTTTGTTGCTCAAAGTAAGAAGACTTAATTTCTTCCTTGAGTTATAGGGTTCAAATCCAATAGGGCAGAGGCAGcagtttaaagagaaagaaagattagACTCCGAAGTCAGTCAGACCTGGAGTCAACTCCGGTCTTCACTTTATTGGTGTTTGGTGTTGGGAAAGATACTCTACCTCCTGAAATCTCTGTTTTGTCTTTAGTAGAATGTGGACTCCCTCACAGATAAGTGTGAGGATTCAATGACATGCTGTCACATCATAGAGATTCAAAATATtagtttctttctccttccttttttcctgtgAACCctaggacctttttttttttttttctccttctattaaTAGAAGTAGGCTGTAGCAGCTAGTATGGGCTCT includes these proteins:
- the THTPA gene encoding thiamine-triphosphatase; translated protein: MAQGLIEVERKFVPGPSTEERLQELGGTLEHRVTFRDSYYDTPELSLMRADYWLRQREGSGWELKCPGAAGVSGPHTEYTELTAEPSIVAQLCEVLGAEVPGAGGVAAVLGPLGLQLVASFVTKRSAWKLVLSGADGEERLLRVDLDTADFGYAVGEVEALVHKEAEVPAALEKIHHLSSLLGVLEQGRAPAKLIVYLQRFRPQDYQRLLEVYGSKEKP